Proteins encoded by one window of Glycine soja cultivar W05 chromosome 15, ASM419377v2, whole genome shotgun sequence:
- the LOC114387479 gene encoding proline-rich protein 4-like — translation MRRASTMHCALWRFCVPLLLLASFSYAPFVLATEISGNEVNTDGKVLNEELAKPNLQGHDEEAKFKGFIPKPIPIVKPIPKPFPIIKPIPKIIPIAKPIPIPIYKPISKSIPIIKPVPKIIPIIKPIPIIKPVPKPIPIVKPVPKPFIVKKPIPVESEEFLKPKPFFKKPFPKLPLHPKFKKPILPPLPIHKPIPTP, via the exons ATGAGAAGGGCTTCCACTATGCATTGCGCACTTTGGCGCTTCTGTGTTCCCTTGTTGCTACTTGCTAGCTTCAGTTATGCTCCTTTTGTTTTGGCCACTGAAATTTCAG GGAATGAAGTGAACACTGACGGAAAGGTTTTAAATGAAGAGTTAGCAAAACCTAATCTACAAGGACATGATGAAGAAGCAAAGTTTAAAGGATTTATTCCAAAGCCAATTCCCATAGTGAAGCCTATTCCAAAACCATTTCCCATCATTAAGCCTATTCCAAAGATAATTCCTATCGCTAAACCTATTCCTATTCCGATTTATAAGcctatatcaaaatcaattcccATTATTAAGCCTGTTCCAAAAATAATTCCCATTATTAAACCAATTCCAATTATTAAACCTGTACCAAAACCAATTCCCATTGTTAAGCCTGTCCCAAAACCATTTATAGTGAAAAAGCCTATCCCTGTTGAGTCGGAGGAATTTCTAAAACCTAAGCCTTTCTTCAAAAAGCCTTTTCCTAAACTACCACTTCACCCTAAATTCAAGAAACCAATTCTACCACCATTGCCAATTCACAAGCCAATTCCAACTCCATAA
- the LOC114387420 gene encoding proline-rich protein 4-like gives MRKASTLQCSLWRFGVSLLLVASFICASSVMATTEVSGNEVDTDGKLVNEEPAKTSLQGYDEEEKFKGLFPKSIPIVKPIPKLVKPIPIPVYKPIPKPIPLVKPISKPIPIIKSISNEEEKFKGLPKPIPVIKPIPKLIPVVKPIPVPIYKPTPKLIPIIKPIPIVKPVPKPIPIVKPVPKPFTVQKPIPAIDPESFLKPKPFFEKPIPKLPLDPKFKKPLLPPFPIQKPISSP, from the exons ATGAGAAAGGCTTCCACTCTGCAATGCTCACTTTGGCGCTTCGGTGTTTCCCTATTGCTGGTTGCCAGCTTCATTTGTGCTTCTTCTGTTATGGCAACAACTGAAGTTTCAG GGAATGAAGTGGATACCGATGGGAAGCTTGTAAATGAAGAGCCAGCAAAAACAAGCCTTCAAGGatatgatgaagaagaaaaatttaaaggGCTTTTTCCAAAATCTATTCCTATAGTTAAGCCTATCCCAAAGTTAGTTAAACCTATTCCTATTCCCGTGTATAAGCCTATACCAAAACCAATTCCCTTGGTGAAGCCTATTTCAAAGCCAATTCCAATTATAAAGTCAATttctaatgaagaagaaaaatttaaaggaCTTCCAAAACCTATTCCAGTAATTAAGCCGATTCCAAAACTAATTCCTGTTGTAAAACCTATTCCTGTTCCAATATATAAACCTACACCAAAATTAATTCCCATCATTAAACCAATTCCAATTGTTAAACCTGTACCAAAACCAATTCCTATTGTTAAACCTGTACCAAAACCTTTTACAGTGCAAAAACCCATCCCCGCTATTGACCCAGAGTCTTTTCTAAAGCCGAAGCCTTTCTTTGAGAAACCTATTCCTAAATTGCCACTTGACCCTAAATTCAAGAAACCACTTCTGCCACCTTTCCCAATTCAAAAGCCAATTTCAAGTCCATAA
- the LOC114387450 gene encoding proline-rich protein 4-like produces MRRASTMHCALWRFCVPLLLLASFSYAPFALATTEISGNEVNTDGKVLNEELAKPNLQGHDEEAKFKGFIPKPIPIVKPIPKPFPIIKPIPKIIPIAKPIPIPIYKPISKSIPIIKPVPKIIPIIKPIPIIKPVPKPIPIIKPVPKPFIVKKPIPVESEEFLKPKPFFKKPIPKLPLHPKFKKPILPPLPIHKPIPTP; encoded by the exons ATGAGAAGGGCTTCCACTATGCATTGCGCACTTTGGCGCTTCTGTGTTCCCTTGTTGCTACTTGCTAGCTTCAGTTATGCACCTTTTGCTTTGGCGACAACTGAAATTTCAG GGAATGAAGTGAACACTGATGGAAAGGTTTTAAATGAAGAGTTAGCAAAACCTAATCTACAAGGACATGATGAAGAAGCAAAGTTTAAAGGATTTATTCCAAAGCCAATTCCCATAGTGAAGCCTATTCCAAAACCATTTCCCATCATTAAGCCTATTCCAAAGATAATTCCTATTGCTAAACCTATTCCTATTCCGATTTATAAGcctatatcaaaatcaattcccATTATTAAGCCTGTTCCAAAGATAATTCCCATTATTAAACCAATTCCAATTATTAAACCTGTACCAAAACCAATTCCCATTATTAAGCCTGTCCCAAAACCATTTATAGTGAAAAAGCCTATCCCTGTTGAGTCGGAGGAATTTCTAAAACCAAAGCCTTTCTTCAAAAAGCCTATTCCTAAACTACCACTTCACCCTAAATTCAAGAAACCAATTCTACCACCATTGCCAATTCACAAGCCAATTCCAACTCCATAA